A window of the Fusarium poae strain DAOMC 252244 chromosome 3, whole genome shotgun sequence genome harbors these coding sequences:
- a CDS encoding hypothetical protein (BUSCO:56491at5125), with protein MAPTEAELLANYLIQPSTLTAITTLDQFKALFPRPLQSSPQVRSLFRDLQAQRADVLDQVAENIADEAKRSLSMRREVLRAKREAEREDIDAEIEMERALFGDASGAASAKHTLNSVIPELVGAASTLEAEIEKLQEEEAALLESVQQTVGALSDLRYGKFSNGQISDEVIDGLKNVEAACKNKS; from the exons ATGGCACCTACAGAGGCTGAGCTCCTAGCCAATTATCTTATTCAACCTTCGACTCTGACCGCCATCACAACCCTCGACCAATTCAAGGCTCTCTTCCCTCGTCCGCTGCAATCATCACCACAAGTCCGATCCTTGTTTCGAGACCTACAAGCGCAGCGTGCAGATGTGCTGGACCAAGTTGCTGAAAATATCGCCGATGAAGCAAAACGAAGTCTCTCAATGCGGCGGGAAGTCCTGCGAGCCAAGCGTGAGGCAGAACGGGAGGATATAGATGCCGAAATTGAAATGGAGCGTGCA CTTTTTGGCGATGCATCAGGAGCAGCAAGTGCCAAGCACACCCTTAATTCTGTTATTCCCGAGCTGGTAGGAGCAGCAAGTACCCTGGAAGCTGAAATTGAGAAGTTACAGGAGGAAGAGGCAGCCCTGCTCGAGTCTGTGCAACAAACTGTAGGGGCGCTAAGCGATCTACGATATGGCAAATTCTCCAATGGGCAGATAAGCGACGAAGTCATCGACGGCCTGAAGAACGTCGAAGCAGCTTGCAAGAACAAATCATAA
- a CDS encoding hypothetical protein (BUSCO:16893at5125), whose amino-acid sequence MSAKSILEADGKAILNYHLTRAPVIKASPLPAPTTHNPPSRLASLHFPEDANVADILNQAEVTYPWLLQPDAKFVAKPDQLIKRRGKSGLLALNKSWPEAKAWVAERAGKEQQVEHTTGVLRQFLVEPFVPHPQDTEYYININSVRDGDWILFTHEGGVDVGDVDAKAEKLLIPVDLAEYPSNEEIAATLLKKVPQGVHNVLVDFITRLYAVYVDCQFTYLEINPLVVIPNEDKTSAEVHFLDLAAKLDQTADFECGVKWAIARSPAALGLTNIAPSADGKISIDAGPPMEFPAPFGRELTKEEAYIADLDAKTGASLKLTVLNAKGRIWTLVAGGGASVVYADAIASAGFADELANYGEYSGAPTESQTYHYARTVLDLLLRAPQAEEGKVLFIGGGIANFTNVASTFKGVIRALRDFAPKLIEHKTSIWVRRAGPNYQEGLKNMKAATQELGLDAKIFGPEMHVSGIVPLALVPGKWEESKAQEFQA is encoded by the exons ATGTCCGCCAAGTCGATTCTCGAGGCCGACGGCAAGGCCATCCTCAACTACCATCTCACCCGCGCCCCCGTTATCAAGGCCAGCCCTCTTCCTGCGCCTACCACTCACAACCCCCCCAGCAGACTCGCCTCGCTGCACTTCCCTGAAGATGCCAACGTTGCCGACATCCTGAACCAGGCTGAGGTCACCTACCCTTGGCTTCTCCAGCCCGACGCCAAGTTCGTCGCCAAGCCCGATCAGCTCATCAAGCGGCGAGGAAAGAGCGGTCTTCTGGCCCTGAACAAGTCCTGGCCTGAGGCTAAGGCTTGGGTTGCTGAGCGAGCCGGTAAGGAGCAGCAGGTTGAGCACACCACTGGTGTTTTGAGGCAATTCCTTGTCGAGCCTTTCGTGCCCCATCCCCAAGACACTGAGTActacatcaacatcaactcaGTCCGTGAT GGCGACTGGATCCTCTTCACCCACGagggtggtgttgatgtcgGTGATGTCGACGCCAAGGCTGAGAAGCTCTTGATCCCCGTGGACCTTGCTGAGTACCCCTCTAACGAGGAGATTGCTGCCACTCTCCTCAAGAAGGTTCCCCAAGGTGTCCACAACGTCCTCGTTGATTTCATCACCCGCCTATACGCCGTCTACGTCGACTGCCAGTTTACCTACCTCGAGATTAACCCTCTCGTTGTTATCCCCAACGAGGACAAGACCTCTGCCGAAGTCCACTTCCTTGATCTTGCTGCCAAGCTCGATCAGACTGCTGATTTCGAGTGCGGTGTCAAGTGGGCTATTGCTCGATCCCCCGCTGCTCTTGGCCTCACCAACATTGCTCCTTCTGCTGATGGCAAGATCAGCATCGATGCTGGTCCCCCTATGGAGTTCCCTGCTCCCTTTGGTCGTGAACTGACCAAGGAGGAGGCTTACATCGCTGACCTTGATGCTAAGACCGGTGCTTCCCTAAAGCTTACCGTCCTTAACGCCAAGGGCCGCATCTGGACACTGGTTGCCGGTGGTGGTGCTTCCGTTGTTTACGCCGATGCCATTGCCTCTGCTGGTTTCGCCGACGAGCTTGCCAACTACGGTGAGTACTCCGGTGCTCCCACCGAGTCTCAAACTTACCACTACGCCCGAACTGTGCTCGACCTTCTCCTCCGCGCTCCTCAGGCCGAGGAGGGTAAGGTTCTCTTCATCGGCGGTGGTATCGCCAACTTCACCAATGTTGCCAGCACCTTCAAGGGTGTCATCCGAGCGCTGCGCGACTTCGCTCCCAAGCTGATCGAGCACAAGACCTCCATCTGGGTGAGACGTGCCGGTCCCAACTACCAGGAGGGTCTCAAGAACATGAAGGCCGCCACCCAGGAGCTCGGCCTCGATGCCAAGATCTTCGGCCCTGAGATGCACGTCTCTGGTATTGTGCCCTTGGCTCTCGTTCCCGGTAAGTGGGAGGAGAGCAAGGCGCAGGAGTTCCAGGCTTAA
- a CDS encoding hypothetical protein (SECRETED:SignalP(1-18)~TransMembrane:1 (n3-12c18/19o215-235i)~BUSCO:45220at5125), with translation MRFSSSTVLAALPALAAAQDSPIDQYKAQFQNVIGQFASYIPNPAHHDPVAAAEAKAGAMRLNVLTLDNWKETLYEPVSADATTPEEWWLLVSGGNKTCYGRCGAVEQAFNETAAKFALLDNTPHMAYLNCDNQPILCNSWSAGPPSLYVFEMLPEPAAVEVYSKRLNLTTTTSDTLVALQASGSKDEFHRHTSAWFHPVNGKLAEHGLAIPFGYLMWAMNLVPNWLFMLVVSFGSRAMMSRRMQGANGAQPAR, from the exons ATGCGCTTCTCATCGTCTACTGTTCTCGCGGCTCTGCCCGCCCTCGCTGCCGCGCAGGACTCTCCCATTGACCAGTACAAGGCCCAATTCCAGAATGTCATCGGCCAGTTCGCTTCTTACATTCCTAACCCAGCCCACCATGATCCTGTTGCTGCCGCCgaggccaaggctggtgcCATGAGACTCAACGTCTTGACTCTGGACAACTGGAAGGAGACCCTCTACGAGCCTGTTTCCGCTGACGCCACCACTCCCGAGGAGTGGTGGTTGCTCGTCTCTGGTGGAAACAAGACCTGCTATG GTCGATGCGGAGCTGTTGAGCAGGCCTTCAACGAGACCGCTGCCAAGTTTGCGCTTCTCGACAACACCCCTCATATGGCTTACTTGAACTGCGACAACCAGCCTATTCTCTGCAACTCCTGGTCCGCTGGCCCTCCCAGCCTCTACGTTTTCGAGATGCTTCCTGAGCCTGCAGCTGTCGAGGTCTACAGCAAGAGACTCAACCtgaccaccaccacctccgaCACCCTGGTCGCCCTCCAGGCCTCTGGTAGCAAGGACGAGTTCCACCGTCATACCAGCGCCTGGTTCCACCCCGTGAACGGCAAGCTGGCCGAGCATGGCCTGGCCATTCCCTTCGGTTACTTGATGTGGGCCATGAACCTCGTCCCCAACTGGCTTTTCATGCTTGTTGTGTCCTTTGGCAGCCGCGCAATGAT GTCCCGTCGCATGCAAGGCGCGAACGGTGCTCAGCCCGCCCGATAA
- a CDS encoding hypothetical protein (BUSCO:32418at5125), with translation MNPQMGQQGQGQGQQAAAGQPQQRPPPMYQPGQIRALPTLSEEEKSKYEAGLQGLWNKANGSPQNSQEHIAARQKIIEFSKMLITKIQSRRTQMASQNAQNQQARPQQMQQNAAGQATPQAQPQQQAAGATAGNQATGAAAQQTRIPEHILQHIAKINFRAPAQVAEKSGADANKWVEEIKQRYTRALMTMDNSKQKVAQIDKLINERAAAGTPFKEDELRQLQIRKDQQLKAHSDAHKWVDSVRKQQGNLQGTGQAQAQAQAQAQAAQNAARASQQPATGQQPAATQQQSQSQPQQQQQQSQQQQQQSQSQQSQTQTQAPQNQPQATQVQNNQNNAPPVNAAVEVAKQQLAAVSRASSANGNPGPVPAQVRPAQGTPQPGQQQQLPQAPVQVKQEPGTAPANPAVVQAAAHNQAGTPTQQSAPRIPTPQQAAAAAPTTVPGPQRALSHSAAIEMANKTINTPGSAQLPGRPAAAGTPTPGSAVNQGVMGPNVPQQPTPQGHPHAHPPQPQQTPMQSKMPIPKVLPDKATAVPQGVSVGGGVNAGRPTMTQGSGTLGGVMNQPAMARIPAYNHEAEGDHVLSKKKLDELVRQVCGGPAEGQDGNLLTPEVEENVLNMADSFVDSVLHAACRNSKERGSKVLEIRDIQLVLERTYNIRVPGYSSDELRTVRKIQPSTGWIAKMSAVQAAKVMPGKGE, from the exons ATGAATCCGCAAATGGGCCagcaaggccaaggtcaaggccagCAAGCCGCTGCAGGACAGCCTCAACAGCGTCCCCCGCCTATGTATCAACCGGGACAGATTCGAGCGTTGCCTACATTGAGCGAGGAGGAGAAGTCCAAGTATGAAGCCGGGTTGCAGGGACTCTGGAATAAGGCGAACGGTTCACCTCAGAACAGCCAGGAACATATTGCAGCGCGACAGaaaattatagaattttccAAAATGCTCATCACCAAGATCCAGTCAAGGCGTACTCAGATGGCAAGCCAGAATGCGCAGAATCAACAGGCTCGCCCTCAGCAGATGCAACAAAACGCCGCCGGGCAGGCGACACCTCAAGCACAGCCCCAGCAACAAGCAGCTGGCGCCACAGCTGGTAATCAGGCAACTGGAGCAGCCGCTCAACAGACCCGAATTCCCGAGCACATCCTCCAACATATTGCAAAGATAAATTTCCGTGCGCCCGCCCAGGTAGCAGAGAAATCAGGCGCCGACGCAAATAAATGGGTAGAGGAGATAAAGCAACGCTATACCCGGGCACTCATGACCATGGATAACAGCAAGCAAAAGGTTGCGCAGATTGACAAGCTCATTAATGAaagagctgctgctggaacGCCGTTCAAGGAGGATGAGTTGAGGCAGCTTCAAATTAGGAAGGACCAGCAACTCAAAGCGCATTCTGATGCGCACAAGTGGGTTGACAGTGTTCGCAAGCAACAAGGTAACCTGCAAGGCACTGGCCAGGCACAGGCGCAGGCACAGGCGCAGGCACAAGCGGCACAAAACGCGGCGAgagcttctcaacaacctGCTACAGGTCAACAGCCTGCTGCAACCCAACAACAATCACAGTCTCAaccacagcagcagcagcagcaatctcaacagcaacaacagcaaagtCAGTCGCAGCAGTCGCAAACTCAAACACAGGCTCCACAAAACCAACCTCAGGCAACTCAAGTCCAAAACAACCAGAATAACGCTCCTCCAGTGAATGCTGCTGTCGAGGTTGCCAAACAACAGTTAGCCGCCGTGAGTCGAGCCTCCTCTGCCAACGGAAATCCAGGACCGGTACCAGCACAAGTGCGCCCGGCGCAAGGAACTCCTCAGCCCggacagcaacaacaattACCACAAGCACCAGTTCAGGTCAAACAGGAACCTGGCACTGCTCCCGCCAACCCTGCTGTAGTTCAAGCAGCTGCGCACAACCAAGCCGGAACACCTACTCAGCAGAGCGCCCCGCGCATCCCTACACCACAGCAAGCCGCCGCCGCAGCTCCAACAACAGTGCCAGGTCCTCAGCGAGCTCTCAGCCACTCTGCTGCTATAGAAATGGCAAACAAGACCATTAACACTCCTGGGAGTGCGCAGCTACCTGGCCGCCCTGCCGCAGCCGGAACACCAACACCAGGCAGCGCAGTGAATCAAGGCGTGATGGGGCCAAATGTTCCCCAGCAGCCGACTCCACAGGGTCATCCTCATGCACATCCACCACAACCTCAACAAACACCAATGCAATCCAAGATGCCCATCCCCAAAGTGCTTCCTGACAAGGCCACTGCCGTGCCTCAGGGTGTTTCGGTCGGAGGCGGAGTGAATGCAGGTCGCCCAACGATGACTCAAGGAAGCGGAACGCTGGGTGGTGTCATGAATCAGCCTGCGATGGCCCGGATTCCAGCCTACAACCACGAAGCCGAAGGGGATCACGTTTTGAGCAAGAAGAAATTGGACGAGCTGGTCCGACAAGTGTGCGGTGGGCCAGCTGAGGGGCAAGATGGAAACCTACTCACCCCTGAAGTGGAAGAG AATGTTTTGAATATGGCAGACTCGTTTGTTGACAGTGTTCTACATGCAGCCTGTCGAAACTCAAAGGAGCGCGGGTCTAAGGTGCTCGAGATCCGTGACATTCAACTTGTGCTAGAACGAACTTACAACATTCGTGTCCCTGGCTACTCTTCTGACGAGCTCCGTACAGTCCGAAAGATTCAACCATCTACTGGATGGATTGCAAAGATGAGTGCAGTCCAGGCTGCCAAGGTCATGCCAGGCAAGGGTGAATGA
- a CDS encoding hypothetical protein (BUSCO:1613at5125) produces the protein MANIPDPTADLDWTYDGSIIEHFARNAEAHPERTCVVETKTSDAPERRFTYKQIYEASNILAHHLTEAGVTNGDVVMIWAHRSVDLVVAIMGTLSSGATFSVLDPLYPPSRQQIYLEVAQPCALVNIAKASDEAGPLAPLVRRYIDEELNLKTEVPSLRIGDDGILAGGEINGADLFAQVRPKAASRPDVTVGPDSNPTLSFTSGSEGKPKGVLGRHYSLCRYFPWMSERFNLTSESKFTLLSGIAHDPVQRDIFTPLFLGAQLLVPSKEDIQHEKLAEWMREHKPTVTHLTPAMGQILVGGATAEFPSLDRAFFVGDVLTTRDCRQLRKLAENANIVNMYGTTETQRAVSYFEIPSRSKDPNALDALGNTVPAGKGMQNVQLLVIDRQDRNKICGVGEVGEIYVRAAGLAEGYRDNAALNAEKFITSWFVEPNKWVEAYANLNKDDPRLKGYVPRDRLYRTGDLGRYLESGDVEATGRADDQVKIRGFRIELNEIDSNLSQNPLIRDCKTLVRRDKNEEPTLVSYIVPELNEWPKFLKTQGLEDVEDEGTDIGPTKVYFKRFRRMQTEVRDHLKGRLPAYAVPTTYITLEKLPLNPNGKVDKPNLPFPDIAEQTEDATEEDLKRWESLSPTEQIIATNWSELIPGLNAKTIAPQNDFFDLGGHSLLAQQMLLSVRKTIGANVSINTLYEHPSLSGFSAQIDRQLKGGAAGKSEEDKNPEYARSLDELLKGLPSKYQSADPSTIRARAKPVVFLTGATGFLGAYLIKDILSRTSRQIQLIAHVRSVKDPKGAFSRLRRSLEGYGMWRDEWESRLSCVVGDLGQPNLGIEPSVWSNLAQTVDVVIHNGAAVHWVKRYADMKTANVNSTIDAMKLCNEGRPKTFTFVSSTSVLDTDHYVNLSDKQISTGQGSILEEDDMMGSRTGLGTGYGQTKWVSEQLVREAGRRGLRGTVARPGYILGDIETGVCNTDDFLVRMLKGCIQLGVRPHIVNTVNAVPVNHVANVVVACALNPLPNGVHVAHITGHPRLRMNEYLSSLEYYGYKAPEVDYTQWKDELENYVTAGGQAKDQEQHALMPLYHFCVNDLPANTRAPELDDSNTVKILKEDAEHWTGIDESSGYGISRTDIGRFLNFLAETQFVSWPTGRGRPLPEVNLTTAQLEAVGAVGGRGGSGAPAATAAVPKV, from the exons ATGGCCAACATTCCCGATCCCACTGCTGATTTGGACTGGACCTACGATGGCAGTATCATTGAACACTTTGCCCGAAATGCGGAAGCACACCCTGAAAGGACTTGTGTAGTAGAAACCAAGACCTCAGACGCTCCAGAGAGGCGGTTCACATACAAGCAGATCTATGAAGCTTCTAATATCTTGGCCCATCATTTGACCGAGGCCGGAGTTACCAATGGTGATGTCGTCATGATCTGGGCTCATCGCTCTGTCGATTTGGTTGTGGCTATCATGGGCACTCTT TCCTCCGGTGCTACATTCTCAGTTCTTGACCCTCTTTACCCTCCTAGCAGACAACAGATCTATCTTGAAGTTGCTCAACCTTGTGCTTTAGTCAACATCGCAAAGGCTTCCGATGAAGCTGGAccacttgctcctctcgtgAGGAGATATATCGACGAGGAGCTAAACCTCAAGACCGAAGTTCCCTCACTAAGAATCGGAGATGATGGTATCTTGGCAGgaggtgagatcaacggggCCGATCTTTTTGCTCAAGTCCGACCCAAGGCTGCATCTCGCCCCGATGTTACTGTTGGCCCTGACAGCAACCCCAC TCTCAG TTTCACTAGTGGCTCAGAAGGCAAGCCCAAGGGTGTCTTGGGACGCCATTACAGTCTCTGCAGATACTTCCCCTGGATGTCAGAGAGGTTCAACTTGACGTCCGAAAGCAAGTTCACGCTTCTTTCTGGAATCGCCCACGACCCTGTTCAGCGAGACATCTTCACACCTCTCTTCCTTGGCGCTCAACTCTTGGTGCCCTCCAAGGAGGACATCCAACATGAAAAGCTTGCCGAATGGATGCGTGAGCACAAGCCTACCGTCACCCACCTGACACCAGCCATGGGTCAAATTCTAGTAGGAGGCGCAACAGCTGAGTTCCCATCGCTCGACAGAGCATTCTTTGTTGGTGATGTTCTCACCACCAGAGACTGTCGACAGCTTCGAAAGCTCGCTGAAAACGCCAACATTGTTAACATGTACGGAACGACCGAGACACAAAGAGCTGTCAGCTACTTTGAGATTCCCAGCCGCTCCAAGGACCCCAACGCTCTAGACGCTCTTGGAAACACCGTACCCGCCGGCAAGGGAATGCAGAATGTACAGCTTCTTGTCATCGACCGCCAGGACCGCAACAAGATTTGCGGAGTTGGCGAGGTTGGGGAGATTTACGTGCGTGCCGCTGGTCTTGCCGAGGGATACAGAGACAACGCAGCACTGAACGCGGAAAAGTTCATCACTTCTTGGTTTGTTGAACCGAACAAGTGGGTTGAGGCCTATGCGAACTTGAACAAGGACGACCCTCGACTCAAGGGTTATGTTCCCCGTGATCGTCTTTACCGCACTGGCGATCTGGGACGTTACCTCGAGTCTGGAGATGTTGAGGCTACCGGTCGAGCTGATGATCAGGTCAAGATTCGTGGCTTCAGAATCGAGCTCAACGAAATCGACAGCAACCTCAGCCAGAACCCGTTGATCCGAGACTGCAAG ACACTTGTGCGAAGAGACAAGAACGAGGAGCCAACTCTTGTCAGCTACATCGTTCCTGAGTTGAATGAGTGGCCAAAGTTCCTCAAGACCCAGGGGCTCGAAGACGTCGAGGACGAGGGAACCGATATCGGACCTACCAAGGTTTACTTCAAGCGTTTCCGACGTATGCAAACAGAGGTTCGCGACCACTTGAAGGGCCGATTGCCTGCCTATGCGGTCCCTACTACTTAT ATCACGTTGGAGAAGCTTCCTTTGAACCCTAACGGAAAGGTCGACAAGCCTAACCTTCCCTTCCCTGATATTGCAGAGCAAACCGAGGATGCCACTGAGGAGGATCTGAAACGTTGGGAGAGCCTTTCCCCCACAGAGCAAATAATTGCCACAAACTGGTCTGAACTCATTCCTGGTCTCAATGCAAAGACCATCGCTCCCCAAAATGACTTCTTCGATCTCGGTGGTCACAGTTTGCTTGCTCAGCAAATGCTTCTGAGTGTGCGAAAGACAATTGGCGCAAATGTCTCTATCAACACCCTTTACGAGCACCCTAGCCTCTCTGGCTTCAGTGCTCAGATTGACAGACAGCTCAAGGGCGGTGCTGCTGGTAAGTCTGAGGAGGACAAGAACCCCGAGTACGCTCGGTCTCTCGACGAACTACTCAAGGGGCTTCCTTCCAAGTACCAGTCAGCCGACCCATCTACTATCCGTGCCAGGGCCAAGCCCGTTGTGTTCCTCACTGGTGCTACTGGCTTCTTGGGTGCCTATCTGATCAAGGATATCCTCTCGCGCACCAGTCGTCAAATTCAACTAATTGCCCACGTCCGAAGTGTCAAGGATCCCAAGGGTGCCTTCTCTCGTCTTCGCCGCTCCCTTGAGGGCTATGGCATGTGGCGAGATGAGTGGGAGTCCCGCCTGAGCTGCGTTGTTGGCGACCTTGGTCAACCAAACCTTGGAATCGAGCCATCTGTGTGGAGCAACCTGGCTCAGACTGTTGATGTCGTGATTCACAATGGTGCTGCCGTCCACTGGGTTAAGCGATATGCCGATATGAAGACCGCCAACGTCAACTCTACTATCGATGCTATGAAGCTCTGTAACGAAGGAAGGCCCAAGACCTTCACCTTTGTGAGTTCGACCAGTGTGCTTGACACTGATCACTATGTCAACCTCTCGGACAAGCAGATCAGCACCGGTCAGGGCTCTATCCTTGAGGAGGACGATATGATGGGCAGCCGCACTGGTCTTGGAACGGGTTATGGCCAGACCAAGTGGGTTTCGGAGCAGCTTGTTCGTGAAGCCGGAAGAAGGGGTCTCCGTGGTACTGTTGCACGACCAGGATATATTCTGGGTGATATTGAGACTGGTGTCTGCAATACTGACGATTTCTTGGTCCGAATGCTCAAGGGGTGTATTCAGCTTGGCGTCCGACCTCATATCGTCAACACAGTCAACGCTGTACCAGTGAACCACGTCGCCAATGTCGTCGTGGCTTGTGCGCTTAACCCTCTACCCAACGGTGTTCATGTTGCTCATATCACTGGTCACCCTCGTCTAAGAATGAACGAGTACTTGTCCAGCCTTGAGTACTACGGTTACAAGGCTCCCGAGGTTGATTACACTCAGTGGAAGGATGAGCTGGAGAACTACGTCACAGCTGGTGGACAAGCAAAGGATCAGGAGCAGCATGCTCTGATGCCTCTGTACCACTTCTGTGTCAACGATCTCCCTGCCAACACCAGAGCCCCTGAGCTTGACGACTCGAACACTGTCAAGATTCTCAAGGAAGACGCTGAGCACTGGACTGGCATCGACGAGAGTTCAGGATACGGTATTTCGCGAACAGATATTGGACGATTCCTCAACTTCTTGGCCGAGACTCAGTTTGTCTCCTGGCCTacaggaagaggaaggccaCTTCCCGAGGTCAACCTGACGACAGCTCAGCTCGAGGCTGTTGGTGCTGTTGGTGGCCGCGGTGGTAGTGGCGCTCCTGCTGCTACAGCTGCCGTTCCCAAGGTCTAA
- a CDS encoding hypothetical protein (BUSCO:9606at5125) — translation MAAATSNSLSANDNIQRFTASSRPLSPLPEHALFTDKTRCLVYGLQPRAVQGMLDFDFICKRSKPSVAGIVYTFGGQFVSKMYWGTSETLLPVYQQVGKAMEKHPDVDVVVNFASSRSVYSSTMELMEYSQVKTIAIIAEGVPERRAREIAHVAKKKGVTIIGPATVGGIKPGSFKIGNTGGMMDNIVASKLYRKGSVGYVSKSGGMSNELNNIISQNTDGVYEGIAIGGDRYPGTTFIDHLLRYQADPECKILVLLGEVGGVEEYKVIEAVKQGIITKPIVAWAIGTCASMFKTEVQFGHAGSFANSQLETAKMKNEQMKEAGFHVPATFEDLPSTLKKVYDDLVSQGTIVPQPEPVVPKIPLDYSWAQELGLIRKPAAFISTISDDRGQELLYAGMPISDVFKEDIGIGGVMSLLWFRRRLPPYASKFLEMVLMLTADHGPAVSGAMNTIITTRAGKDLVSSLVAGLLSIGQRFGGALDGAAEEFTRAFDKGLSPRDFVDGMRKANKLIPGIGHRVKSRNNPDLRVELVKEYVLNNFPSHKLLDYALAVETVTTSKKDNLILNVDGCIAVCFVDLVRNCGAFSAEEAEDYLKMGVLNGLFVLGRSIGLIAHFLDQKRLRTGLYRHPWDDITYLLPNLREAGAPGAEGRVEVSL, via the exons ATGGCTGCCGCTACCTCTAACAGCCTGTCGGCCAACGACAACATTCAGCGCTTCACGGCTTCCAGCCGACCGCTGAGCCCCCTTCCCGAGCACGCTCTCTTCACCGACAAGACACGATGCCTCGTCTACGGTCTCCAGCCTAGAGCCGTCCAGGGCATGCTCGACTTCGACTTCATCTGCAAGCGATCTAAGCCCTCTGTCGCCGGTATTGTCTACACCTTCGGCGGCCAATTCGTCAGCAAGATGTACTGGGGAACCAGCGAGACTCTGCTGCCCGTCTACCAACAGGTCGGAAAGGCCATGGAGAAGCACCCCGACGTCGATGTTGTCGTCAACTTTGCTTCTTCCCGAAGTGTCTACAGCTCTACCATGGAGCTTATGGAGTACTCCCAGGTCAAGACCATTGCTATTATTGCTGAGGGTGTCCCCGAGCGA CGAGCTCGTGAGATCGCCCAcgttgccaagaagaagggtgtTACCATTATTGGACCCGCCACTGTCGGTGGCATCAAGCCCGGTAGCTTCAAGATCGGTAACACCGGTGGCATGATGGATAACATTGTTGCCTCCAAGCTCTACCGCAAGGGTTCCGTTGGTTATGTCTCCAAGTCTGGTGGTATGTCCAACGAGCTCAACAACATTATCTCTCAGAACACCGACGGTGTCTACGAGGGTATTGCCATTGGTGGTGACCGATACCCCGGTACCACTTTTATCGACCATCTTCTACGATACCAGGCCGATCCCGAGTGCAAGATCCTTGTCTTGCTTGGTGAGGTTGGTGGTGTCGAGGAGTACAAGGTCATTGAGGCCGTTAAGCAGGGCATCATCACCAAACCCATTGTCGCCTGGGCCATTGGTACCTGCGCCAGCATGTTCAAGACTGAGGTCCAGTTCGGTCACGCTGGTTCTTTCGCCAACTCTCAGCTTGAGACTGCCAAGATGAAGAATGAGCAGATGAAGGAGGCCGGTTTCCACGTCCCCGCCACCTTTGAGGATCTCCCCTCAACCCTGAAGAAGGTCTACGATGACCTTGTCTCTCAAGGCACCATCGTTCCTCAGCCCGAGCCCGTTGTCCCCAAGATTCCTCTCGATTACTCTTGGGCCCAGGAGCTTGGTCTCATCCGAAAGCCCGCTGCCTTTATCTCCACCATTTCCGATGACCGTGGCCAAGAGCTTCTCTACGCCGGCATGCCTATCTCTGACGTTTTCAAGGAGGATATCGGCATTGGTGGTGTCATGTCTCTGCTGTGGTTCCGCCGTCGCCTCCCTCCCTACGCCTCCAAGTTCCTCGAGATGGTTCTCATGCTTACTGCCGACCACGGTCCTGCCGTGTCCGGTGCCATGAACACCATTATCACTACACGTGCCGGCAAGGATTTGGTGAGCAGCTTGGTGGCCGGATTACTTTCGATCGGGCAAAGATTTGGTGGTGCTCTTGACGGTGCCGCTGAGGAGTTCACTCGTGCCTTTGACAAGGGACTCAGCCCTCGTGACTTCGTCGACGGCATGCGCAAGGCCAACAAGCTCATTCCTGGTATTGGCCACCGTGTCAAATCCCGAAACAACCCTGATCTTCGTGTCGAGCTGGTCAAGGAGTACGTCCTCAACAATTTCCCCAGCCACAAGCTTCTTGACTACGCCCTTGCTGTCGAGACTGTCACCACTTCCAAGAAGGACAACCTCATTCTTAACGTCGACGGTTGCATTGCTGTTTGCTTCGTCGATCTTGTCCGCAACTGCGGTGCTTTCTCTGCTGAGGAGGCTGAGGACTACCTCAAGATGGGTGTTCTCAACGGTCTCTTCGTCCTCGGCCGAAGCATTGGTCTTATTGCCCATTTCCTCGACCAGAAGCGTCTGCGAACCGGTCTCTACCGTCATCCCTGGGACGACATCACTTACCTCCTTCCCAACCTCCGGGAGGCTGGTGCCCCTGGTGCTGAGGGCCGTGTTGAGGTTTCTCTGTAA